A stretch of Nonomuraea africana DNA encodes these proteins:
- a CDS encoding response regulator, with protein sequence MAGILLVEDDPSVRTALELALTRQGHSVTSYATGEEALDHVRSRRPEIAILDVMLPGIDGVEVCRRIRRLDQLPVILLTARGDDLDVVVGLEAGADDYVVKPVEPRVLDARIRAILRRAESATSDRITFGDLVIDRGALKVSLAGKEIHLTPTELRLLLELVRHPGQVLNRRYLLRVVWDHTHVADSRLVDACVQRVRAKIEPRPAEPMFIHTVRGFGYRFSPP encoded by the coding sequence GTGGCAGGAATCCTCCTGGTCGAAGATGACCCCTCCGTGCGGACGGCGCTCGAGCTGGCTCTGACCCGCCAGGGTCACTCCGTCACCTCCTACGCGACCGGCGAGGAGGCTCTAGACCACGTCAGGTCGCGACGGCCGGAGATCGCCATCCTCGACGTCATGCTGCCGGGCATCGACGGGGTCGAGGTCTGCAGGCGCATCCGCAGGCTCGACCAGCTTCCCGTCATCCTCCTCACCGCGAGGGGCGACGACCTCGACGTGGTCGTCGGGCTGGAGGCGGGAGCCGACGACTACGTCGTCAAGCCGGTCGAGCCCAGGGTGCTCGACGCGCGCATCAGGGCGATCCTGCGCAGGGCCGAGTCGGCCACCTCCGACCGCATCACCTTCGGCGACCTGGTCATCGACAGGGGCGCGCTCAAGGTGAGCCTGGCCGGCAAGGAGATCCACCTCACCCCCACCGAGCTGCGCCTCCTGCTCGAACTGGTCCGCCACCCCGGACAGGTGCTCAACCGGCGCTACCTGCTGCGCGTGGTCTGGGACCACACCCACGTGGCCGACTCCCGCCTCGTCGACGCCTGCGTCCAGCGGGTGCGTGCCAAGATCGAACCCAGGCCCGCCGAGCCGATGTTCATCCACACCGTGCGCGGCTTCGGCTACCGGTTCAGCCCCCCGTGA